A window of Lacibacter sediminis contains these coding sequences:
- a CDS encoding prephenate dehydratase: MAKVTIQGYEGSFHQEAARQFFGKDVEVIPCATFREVVKIGANKKESDGAVMAIENSIAGSILPNYNLLQKSNLTIVGEVYLHIKQNLIVNQGVKLEDIKEVHSHTMALQQCYDFLDKYKWKLVETEDTALSAKHIHQHKSKHIAAIASKLAAELYGLNVIAPGIQTMKKNYTRFLILQREQNGSIEHANKASVNFVTDHSKGSLARVLGQIADGGINLSKLQSFPIPGTDFKYSFHADMEFDTIDQFHKVIETIKPSTVELKIYGVYKNGKL, encoded by the coding sequence ATGGCAAAAGTTACAATACAAGGTTACGAAGGCAGTTTTCACCAGGAGGCGGCAAGACAATTCTTTGGAAAGGACGTGGAAGTGATCCCTTGCGCAACATTCAGGGAAGTGGTAAAGATCGGTGCCAACAAAAAAGAAAGTGATGGCGCAGTGATGGCGATTGAGAATTCTATTGCCGGCAGCATTTTGCCCAACTATAATTTATTGCAGAAAAGTAATCTCACTATTGTTGGCGAAGTGTACCTGCACATCAAACAAAACCTCATCGTTAACCAGGGAGTAAAGCTTGAAGACATTAAGGAAGTGCATTCACATACCATGGCCTTGCAGCAGTGCTACGATTTTTTAGATAAGTATAAATGGAAGTTGGTTGAAACAGAAGACACAGCCTTGAGTGCAAAACATATTCACCAGCACAAGAGCAAACATATTGCAGCCATTGCCAGTAAGCTGGCTGCTGAATTATACGGATTGAACGTAATTGCTCCCGGTATTCAAACCATGAAGAAGAACTATACAAGGTTTCTTATTCTACAGCGGGAACAAAATGGTTCGATTGAACATGCGAATAAAGCATCGGTAAATTTTGTAACCGATCATTCGAAAGGAAGTTTGGCAAGAGTGCTTGGACAAATTGCGGATGGCGGTATTAATTTAAGTAAGCTGCAAAGCTTCCCTATTCCCGGAACAGATTTTAAATACAGCTTTCATGCAGATATGGAATTTGACACGATCGATCAATTTCATAAGGTGATTGAAACAATCAAGCCTTCAACAGTTGAGTTGAAAATCTATGGTGTTTATAAAAACGGAAAACTATAA
- the dnaK gene encoding molecular chaperone DnaK — MGKIIGIDLGTTNSCVSVMEGNEPVVIANDEGRRTTPSVVAFLKNGERKVGDPAKRQAITNPINTISSVKRFMGRRFDEVGEEIKHWSYKVSQGDNNTVRIDIDGRLYTPQEISAMVLQKMKKTAEDYLGQEVTEAVITVPAYFNDAQRQATKEAGEIAGLNVRRIVNEPTAAALAYGLDKKHKDQKIAVFDLGGGTFDISVLELGDGVFEVKSTNGDTHLGGDDFDKVIIDWLADEFKNQEAIDLRKDPMALQRLKEAAEKAKVELSSSSETEINLPYVTAVDGVPKHLVLKLTRAKFEALADNLFARCLKPCEAALKDAGLSTSDIDEVILVGGSTRIPKVQEIVEKFFGKKPNRGVNPDEVVAVGAAIQGAVLTGEVKDVLLLDVTPLSLGIETLGGVMTTLIASNTTIPSKKSETFSTAADNQPGVQIHVLQGERPMSKDNKSLGMFNLDGIPPAPRGVPQIEVTFDIDANGLLHVSAKDKGTGKEQKIRIEAGSGLSKEEIEKMKNEAKANEAADKAEKEKVEKINQADSLIFQTEKQLKEYGDKIGADKKAPIEVALTKLKDAHKAQDLVAIDAAMTEMNTAWTAASEEMYKATQDAQGAQPGADAGAGPDASAGPKSDNVEDAQFEEVK; from the coding sequence ATGGGAAAGATTATAGGAATCGACTTAGGTACAACAAATAGCTGCGTATCCGTAATGGAAGGGAACGAGCCTGTTGTAATTGCAAACGATGAAGGGCGCCGTACAACCCCATCGGTAGTGGCTTTTTTGAAAAACGGTGAGCGTAAAGTGGGTGACCCGGCAAAGCGCCAGGCCATCACAAACCCGATTAATACCATTAGCTCCGTGAAGCGTTTTATGGGTCGTCGCTTTGATGAAGTAGGCGAAGAGATCAAACATTGGAGCTATAAAGTATCGCAAGGTGACAATAATACCGTTCGTATTGACATAGATGGCAGACTCTATACGCCGCAGGAAATTTCAGCAATGGTGCTTCAGAAAATGAAGAAAACAGCTGAAGATTACCTGGGACAGGAAGTAACAGAAGCGGTGATTACCGTACCTGCTTACTTTAATGATGCACAACGTCAGGCTACAAAAGAAGCCGGTGAAATTGCAGGTTTAAATGTTCGCAGAATTGTGAACGAACCTACAGCAGCAGCTCTGGCTTACGGTCTTGATAAAAAGCACAAAGACCAGAAGATCGCCGTATTCGATCTTGGTGGTGGTACATTCGATATTTCAGTACTTGAATTAGGCGATGGTGTGTTTGAAGTAAAATCAACTAACGGTGATACACACCTTGGTGGTGACGACTTTGATAAAGTGATCATCGATTGGTTGGCTGATGAATTTAAAAACCAGGAAGCAATTGATCTGCGTAAAGATCCGATGGCGTTGCAACGTTTGAAAGAAGCTGCTGAAAAAGCAAAAGTGGAATTGTCTTCTTCAAGCGAAACAGAGATCAACCTGCCTTACGTAACAGCAGTTGATGGTGTTCCCAAACATTTAGTATTAAAATTAACCCGTGCAAAATTTGAAGCTTTAGCTGATAATCTATTTGCCCGTTGTTTGAAGCCTTGCGAAGCTGCATTGAAAGATGCCGGTCTTTCTACAAGCGATATTGATGAAGTGATCTTAGTGGGTGGTAGTACACGTATCCCTAAGGTGCAGGAGATCGTTGAGAAATTCTTCGGTAAAAAACCAAACCGTGGTGTAAACCCTGACGAAGTGGTTGCAGTTGGTGCGGCTATTCAAGGTGCGGTATTAACCGGTGAAGTAAAAGATGTATTGTTACTCGACGTTACTCCGCTGAGCCTTGGTATTGAAACACTCGGTGGTGTAATGACAACATTGATCGCCAGCAACACAACTATTCCTTCAAAGAAAAGTGAAACATTCTCTACGGCGGCCGATAATCAGCCGGGTGTACAAATTCATGTATTGCAGGGTGAGCGTCCGATGAGTAAGGATAATAAGAGCTTGGGTATGTTTAACCTCGATGGTATTCCGCCGGCTCCACGTGGTGTTCCGCAAATTGAAGTAACTTTCGATATTGATGCCAACGGTTTGTTGCATGTAAGTGCAAAAGACAAAGGCACCGGTAAGGAACAAAAGATCCGTATTGAAGCTGGTAGTGGTTTGAGCAAGGAAGAAATTGAAAAGATGAAGAATGAAGCGAAAGCCAACGAAGCAGCAGATAAAGCAGAAAAGGAAAAAGTAGAAAAGATCAACCAGGCCGATAGCTTGATCTTCCAAACGGAGAAACAGTTGAAAGAGTATGGCGATAAGATTGGTGCCGATAAAAAAGCTCCTATTGAAGTTGCTCTCACCAAACTGAAAGATGCACACAAGGCACAGGATCTGGTTGCTATTGATGCAGCAATGACAGAAATGAACACTGCCTGGACAGCAGCAAGCGAAGAAATGTACAAAGCAACACAGGATGCACAAGGTGCACAACCAGGTGCTGATGCAGGTGCTGGTCCGGATGCTTCAGCAGGTCCGAAAAGTGATAATGTAGAAGATGCACAGTTTGAAGAGGTGAAGTAA
- a CDS encoding CBS domain-containing protein has protein sequence MRKVSHILQRKGKNVISVEPGLPVINALQLMAEKNIGSVMVMEGDEYLGVMTERDYARKVILKGKSSTETFVKDIMTTGLPRITPENSIETCMHIMSESNIRYLPVFVNDQVTGIISINDVVTETILSQKETIEQLQNYIQS, from the coding sequence ATGAGAAAAGTTTCGCATATCCTCCAGCGCAAAGGCAAGAATGTTATTTCAGTTGAACCAGGTTTGCCTGTGATCAATGCATTGCAGTTAATGGCTGAAAAAAATATTGGTTCTGTCATGGTAATGGAGGGAGATGAATATCTTGGCGTGATGACTGAACGGGACTATGCCCGTAAGGTGATCCTGAAAGGAAAATCATCAACCGAAACATTTGTAAAAGATATTATGACAACGGGATTACCCCGCATTACTCCCGAAAATTCTATTGAAACCTGCATGCATATCATGAGCGAAAGCAATATCCGTTATCTGCCGGTATTTGTGAACGACCAGGTTACCGGTATTATATCAATTAATGATGTGGTAACAGAAACCATCCTTTCGCAGAAGGAAACCATTGAACAGCTGCAGAATTACATCCAGTCATAA
- a CDS encoding ABC transporter ATP-binding protein: MKHLSYLNKYFWKYRWRLLLGIIFIFISNYFAVLAPQVTGYIIDKVQAFLTSSTPKGLLRQDDWLVVATVNWIEKMSMSPTGIVAMLAGMLLLFAVLRGFFMFLMRQTIIVMSRHIEFDQKNEVFQHYLQLDANFYKTHETGDLMNRMSEDVSRVRMYTGPAIMYLINLIALISLSVFYMVKKNAELSLYVLAPMPILAITIYFVNNIIHKKSEEVQAKLSDLTTNAQQSYSGIRVIKSFVQEKAMLRFFQTNSEQYRTSATALYKVEAIYFPIMGLIIGISTLLVILVGGLKYMEGQINFGDMAAFIMYLTMLAFPVSAIGWVASTIQRAAASQQRLNEFLLTKTNIPSPVDGVKNKLEGDVEFENVSFVYPHTGIVALKDFNLHIKKGEKVAIIGRTGSGKSTIAQLLLRFYDPSKGTVRIDGKELRHLELQHYRSQVSYIPQEVFLFSDTIANNIAFGTGNNTEEEIKTAAMSASVHRDIQSFPQGYQTMVGERGVTLSGGQKQRISIARALVKDPGLIIMDDCLNAVDARTEKEILTHLATYLQHKTAIVITHRIFSLLQFDRIIVMDNGRIAEQGTHEQLLQQQGLYADLYSRQQLEETPS, translated from the coding sequence ATGAAACATCTCTCGTATCTCAATAAATATTTCTGGAAGTACAGGTGGCGGTTGTTGCTGGGTATTATTTTCATTTTCATCTCCAACTATTTTGCTGTACTGGCACCGCAGGTAACCGGTTATATTATTGATAAGGTACAGGCGTTCTTAACAAGCAGTACTCCCAAAGGTTTACTCCGGCAAGATGATTGGTTGGTAGTTGCCACCGTTAACTGGATCGAAAAAATGTCAATGTCGCCCACAGGTATTGTAGCAATGCTGGCGGGTATGTTGTTACTGTTTGCCGTGTTGCGTGGTTTCTTTATGTTCCTGATGCGACAAACGATCATTGTTATGAGCAGGCACATTGAATTTGATCAGAAGAACGAAGTGTTTCAACATTACCTGCAACTCGATGCCAACTTTTACAAGACACATGAAACGGGTGATCTCATGAACCGCATGTCTGAAGATGTGAGCAGGGTGCGCATGTACACAGGTCCGGCCATTATGTATCTCATCAACCTCATTGCACTTATTTCATTGAGTGTATTTTATATGGTGAAGAAGAATGCCGAACTATCGTTGTATGTATTGGCGCCAATGCCTATCCTTGCCATCACTATTTATTTTGTGAACAATATCATTCATAAAAAGAGTGAAGAAGTACAGGCGAAACTTTCTGATCTCACCACCAATGCACAGCAATCTTATTCAGGCATTCGTGTGATCAAATCTTTTGTGCAGGAAAAAGCAATGCTGCGTTTCTTTCAAACAAACAGTGAGCAATACCGTACCAGTGCAACCGCATTGTATAAAGTGGAAGCTATTTATTTTCCCATCATGGGTCTCATTATTGGTATCAGCACCTTGCTGGTTATATTGGTAGGTGGCTTGAAATATATGGAAGGTCAGATCAACTTTGGTGATATGGCAGCCTTTATCATGTATCTCACGATGTTGGCATTCCCGGTGAGTGCCATTGGTTGGGTGGCCAGTACCATTCAACGGGCGGCTGCCTCACAGCAACGGTTAAACGAATTTCTGCTGACCAAAACAAATATTCCTTCACCCGTTGATGGCGTGAAGAATAAGTTAGAAGGTGATGTTGAATTTGAGAACGTAAGTTTCGTCTATCCGCACACCGGTATTGTAGCGTTGAAAGATTTCAACCTTCACATAAAGAAAGGAGAGAAAGTAGCCATTATTGGTCGCACGGGTTCAGGTAAATCAACCATTGCACAACTGTTACTACGTTTTTATGATCCGTCAAAAGGAACGGTGCGTATTGATGGGAAAGAACTAAGGCATCTTGAATTACAGCATTACCGCAGTCAGGTGAGTTATATACCGCAGGAAGTATTTCTTTTTAGTGATACCATTGCCAACAACATTGCATTTGGGACAGGCAACAATACCGAAGAAGAAATTAAAACGGCAGCCATGTCCGCTTCGGTGCACCGGGATATCCAATCGTTTCCACAGGGTTACCAAACGATGGTGGGCGAGAGAGGTGTAACACTAAGCGGCGGCCAAAAGCAACGTATCTCCATTGCCCGTGCATTGGTGAAGGATCCAGGTCTTATTATTATGGACGATTGTTTGAATGCGGTTGATGCCCGAACTGAAAAGGAAATACTTACACATCTGGCAACTTACCTGCAACATAAAACGGCCATCGTTATTACCCATCGCATTTTTTCGCTTCTTCAATTCGACCGCATTATTGTGATGGATAATGGCCGTATTGCCGAGCAGGGTACGCATGAACAACTGCTGCAACAGCAAGGCTTATACGCCGATCTATATAGTCGCCAGCAACTTGAGGAAACCCCTTCCTGA
- a CDS encoding GNAT family N-acetyltransferase, which produces MMFREATIQDIKQIQVVRNAVKENRLSNPALVPDSDVEDYITRRGKGWVCVIDDVVVGFSIADLIDHNIWALFVDPNCEAKGIGKQLHDLMMSWYFSQTNETVWLSTSPGTRAETFYRRQGWIETGVYGKGEIKFEMKKEDWKMNAEVSDTTAAK; this is translated from the coding sequence ATGATGTTTCGTGAAGCAACGATACAGGATATAAAACAGATACAGGTTGTACGCAACGCTGTAAAAGAAAACAGGCTGAGCAATCCTGCATTGGTGCCCGATAGTGATGTGGAAGATTATATTACAAGAAGAGGCAAGGGTTGGGTTTGTGTAATAGATGATGTGGTGGTTGGTTTTTCGATTGCTGACTTAATTGATCATAATATATGGGCGTTGTTTGTTGACCCCAACTGTGAAGCAAAAGGAATTGGAAAGCAATTACATGATCTGATGATGAGCTGGTATTTCAGTCAAACAAATGAAACGGTTTGGTTGAGTACAAGTCCCGGTACAAGAGCCGAAACATTTTATCGCAGGCAGGGATGGATCGAAACAGGAGTGTATGGAAAAGGGGAGATCAAATTTGAAATGAAAAAAGAAGATTGGAAAATGAACGCTGAAGTGAGTGACACAACAGCAGCCAAATAG
- a CDS encoding S1C family serine protease encodes MDEILLLDATERYLNGEMNAEEKAMFEQLRETSQEVDQMVVEHSFFLQQINRYGGIREMKHSLHEVHNQLLQDGEIKEEVLSTSAKVVNMWKRYKRTMTIAASIAGITAISISSMTLLFTPKSNDKQVQELVNSVKDIKGQLIQQGNRINHIANATKIPTGTSVTGFGSAFLVDGKGYLVTNAHVLRNAKGIIVLNSKGDEFKAIIVKVDDTKDIAILKIVDKDYKSLGTLPYGIRKSSTDIAEPIFTLGYPRNEIVYGEGYLSAKTGFNGDTLSCQIAVAANPGNSGGPVFNKNGEVIGILSTKETKADGVVFAIQSKYIIETVNQLKKDDSTIELKLPSKSSVRGMGASEQVKKIQDYVYMVKVY; translated from the coding sequence ATGGATGAAATTTTATTGTTAGATGCAACTGAGCGTTACCTCAACGGCGAAATGAATGCTGAGGAAAAAGCTATGTTTGAGCAACTCCGGGAAACAAGCCAGGAAGTTGATCAAATGGTAGTGGAGCATTCGTTTTTCCTGCAGCAGATCAATCGTTATGGCGGCATCCGTGAAATGAAACATTCGCTGCATGAGGTGCACAACCAATTGCTGCAGGATGGTGAAATAAAAGAAGAGGTATTGTCAACCAGCGCCAAAGTTGTGAATATGTGGAAGCGCTATAAACGTACCATGACCATTGCTGCGTCTATTGCCGGTATTACCGCCATTTCTATCAGCAGCATGACCTTGCTGTTTACTCCAAAGAGCAACGATAAACAGGTGCAGGAGTTGGTAAACTCTGTGAAAGACATCAAGGGCCAATTGATACAACAAGGCAACAGGATCAATCATATTGCAAATGCAACAAAGATCCCTACCGGAACTTCTGTTACAGGATTTGGTTCTGCTTTCTTAGTTGATGGCAAAGGTTATCTGGTAACCAATGCACACGTATTGAGAAATGCAAAAGGCATTATCGTATTAAACAGTAAGGGTGATGAATTTAAAGCCATCATTGTAAAGGTTGATGACACAAAAGATATTGCCATTCTCAAGATCGTAGACAAAGACTACAAATCACTTGGCACACTCCCTTACGGTATCCGCAAATCGTCAACCGATATTGCAGAACCTATTTTCACACTTGGTTATCCACGTAATGAAATTGTTTATGGCGAAGGTTATCTGAGTGCGAAGACTGGTTTCAACGGAGATACACTCAGTTGCCAGATAGCTGTTGCAGCTAACCCCGGCAACAGTGGTGGACCGGTATTTAACAAGAATGGTGAAGTGATCGGTATCCTGAGTACAAAAGAAACAAAAGCTGATGGTGTTGTATTTGCCATCCAGTCGAAATATATAATTGAAACCGTGAATCAGTTGAAGAAAGATGATTCAACCATTGAACTGAAGTTACCTTCTAAATCTTCTGTAAGAGGAATGGGCGCAAGCGAACAGGTGAAGAAGATCCAGGATTATGTTTACATGGTGAAAGTTTATTAA
- a CDS encoding DUF3276 family protein produces MAYENNDKRMESIYSKRIRAGKRRTYFFDVRSTRGNDYYLTITESRKRFTGEGYDRHKIFLYKEDFNKFIKGLNEAVDYVKTELMPDFDFDAFNHEDAPSSGDGEYSNNNHEVIESSNGSAVAAPVEEVATPAPAPAAPVVVVEVPATSGDNLANEEVDKW; encoded by the coding sequence GTGGCGTACGAAAACAACGACAAACGGATGGAAAGTATTTACAGCAAGCGCATCCGTGCCGGTAAGAGAAGAACGTATTTCTTTGATGTAAGATCTACACGTGGTAACGATTATTATCTCACCATTACGGAGAGCCGTAAACGTTTTACGGGTGAAGGGTATGACCGTCATAAGATTTTTCTGTACAAAGAAGACTTCAACAAGTTTATTAAAGGATTGAATGAGGCGGTTGATTATGTAAAAACAGAATTGATGCCTGATTTCGATTTTGATGCATTCAACCACGAAGATGCTCCATCAAGTGGCGATGGTGAATACAGCAATAACAATCACGAAGTAATTGAATCATCAAATGGATCTGCAGTTGCGGCTCCGGTTGAAGAAGTAGCGACTCCTGCACCTGCACCTGCTGCTCCTGTAGTTGTTGTGGAAGTGCCTGCAACAAGTGGCGACAACCTGGCAAACGAAGAGGTTGATAAATGGTAA
- a CDS encoding entericidin, translated as MKKVLLAFAILGFVACNNEGEKTEATDTTTVAPADTTAPAAADTTAAAPADTTAAPAADTTKK; from the coding sequence ATGAAAAAGGTTTTATTAGCGTTCGCTATCCTCGGTTTTGTAGCTTGTAACAATGAAGGTGAAAAAACAGAAGCAACAGATACTACAACTGTAGCTCCTGCTGACACAACAGCTCCTGCTGCTGCTGATACTACAGCTGCTGCTCCTGCTGATACTACAGCTGCTCCTGCTGCTGACACAACTAAAAAGTAA
- a CDS encoding RNA polymerase sigma factor — protein MKPEINESELLEGLARNDRKAVETLYKQNYSMVQAFILNNNGTTDDARDVFQEAMIVLYEKAKDGQLELNCQIKTYVYSVCRRLWLKRLQQLQRFGAPVESLEDVVPVEEELEEHDRKNEAFGVMEKAMTHLGEPCKSLLEAYYIQKKQMLDIAAEFGYTNADNAKNQKYKCLMRLKKLFFAQYKKVD, from the coding sequence GTGAAACCTGAGATAAACGAATCGGAATTACTGGAAGGATTGGCCCGGAACGACAGAAAGGCGGTTGAAACCTTATATAAACAGAACTATAGTATGGTTCAGGCGTTTATATTGAATAATAATGGTACGACAGACGATGCAAGGGATGTTTTTCAGGAAGCTATGATTGTTCTTTACGAAAAAGCAAAAGATGGGCAACTGGAGCTGAATTGCCAGATTAAAACCTATGTTTATTCGGTTTGCAGGCGGCTTTGGCTGAAAAGATTACAGCAGTTGCAACGTTTTGGTGCCCCTGTTGAAAGTCTTGAAGACGTGGTTCCGGTGGAAGAAGAGCTGGAAGAGCATGATCGTAAAAACGAGGCGTTTGGAGTGATGGAAAAGGCGATGACCCACTTAGGGGAACCTTGCAAAAGCTTACTCGAAGCATACTATATCCAGAAAAAGCAAATGCTGGACATTGCTGCTGAGTTTGGCTACACCAACGCAGACAACGCCAAGAACCAAAAGTATAAGTGCCTTATGAGATTAAAGAAGTTATTCTTTGCTCAATATAAAAAAGTGGACTGA
- a CDS encoding pyridoxal phosphate-dependent aminotransferase — MQTAKRLDGIGEYYFSQKLREIDELNKQGKQIINLGIGSPDLPPHPDVIKTLQEESAKPNVHAYQSYKGSIVLRKAMSDWYKKWYNVELNADTEILPLIGSKEGIMHICMTYLNEGDEVLVPNPGYPTYRSAVKLAGGVSVNYDLKEDNNYAPDFAALQAGDLSKVKLMFVNYPQMPTGQLPDKKLFEQLVAFGKKTGILIIHDNPYSFILNEHPLSLLSIDGAKDCVLELNSLSKSQNMAGWRVGMLSGAKERIDEVLRFKSNMDSGMFLPLQLAAATALNLGKDWYDGVNKIYRERREKVFELLDLLNCEYSKDQAGMFVWAKIPAKYKTGYELSDEVLYNSNVFITPGGIFGNAGDGYIRVSLCAPVTRFEEAIARISQK, encoded by the coding sequence ATGCAAACAGCAAAACGATTGGATGGTATTGGTGAATATTATTTCTCTCAAAAACTTAGAGAGATCGATGAACTGAATAAACAAGGTAAGCAGATCATCAACCTTGGTATTGGCAGTCCTGATCTTCCACCGCATCCTGATGTGATCAAAACATTACAGGAAGAAAGTGCAAAGCCGAATGTACATGCCTATCAATCGTACAAAGGTTCAATTGTGTTACGCAAGGCAATGAGCGATTGGTATAAGAAATGGTACAATGTTGAGTTGAATGCTGATACAGAAATTCTTCCTTTGATCGGTAGTAAAGAAGGCATCATGCATATCTGTATGACTTATTTAAATGAAGGCGACGAAGTATTGGTGCCAAACCCGGGCTATCCAACATACAGAAGTGCGGTGAAATTGGCAGGTGGCGTATCAGTGAACTATGATCTGAAAGAAGACAACAACTACGCCCCTGATTTTGCAGCATTGCAAGCAGGCGATCTTTCAAAAGTGAAGTTGATGTTTGTGAATTATCCGCAGATGCCAACCGGACAACTGCCCGATAAAAAATTATTTGAACAACTTGTTGCATTCGGAAAGAAAACAGGCATCCTCATCATTCATGATAATCCGTACAGTTTTATTTTGAATGAGCACCCGTTGAGTTTGTTAAGTATTGATGGCGCAAAAGATTGTGTGCTGGAATTAAACTCACTCAGCAAAAGTCAGAATATGGCAGGCTGGAGAGTTGGTATGTTGAGTGGAGCCAAAGAACGTATTGATGAAGTACTTCGTTTCAAAAGCAATATGGACAGTGGTATGTTTCTGCCTTTGCAATTAGCTGCAGCAACAGCCTTGAATCTTGGTAAAGATTGGTACGATGGCGTCAATAAGATTTACCGTGAACGCAGAGAAAAAGTATTTGAATTACTCGATCTGTTGAACTGTGAATATTCAAAAGACCAGGCAGGAATGTTTGTGTGGGCAAAGATCCCGGCGAAGTATAAAACAGGTTACGAGTTAAGTGATGAAGTATTGTATAACAGTAATGTATTTATTACACCGGGTGGCATTTTTGGTAATGCAGGTGATGGTTATATACGGGTGAGTTTGTGTGCACCTGTTACAAGATTTGAAGAAGCAATTGCACGTATAAGTCAAAAGTAA
- a CDS encoding chorismate mutase produces MQTIEANMKEKVQEAWSKKPLIIGGPCSAETEDQLVSTAQRLAATGKINMLRAGIWKPRTKPGMFEGIGAKGLPWLQKAKALTGLPTTVEVATGKQVEDALNFEVDVLWIGARTTVNPFSVQEVADALRGVDIPVLIKNPINPDLELWSGAVERVARAGIKQIGLIHRGFSSYGNTEYRNAPMWHLAIEMKRRNPDQIIINDPSHICGRRDILQETAQKAIDLDFDGLMIESHIDPDNAWSDAKQQVTPERLAEMLSSIIWRKEDVASAEFHQALEKLRQQINQLDDELMQILGQRMKIAENIGQYKKDNNITILQTNRWNEILERAFKEGERKGLSKDFITKYFDAVHMESINHQKKVLDS; encoded by the coding sequence ATGCAAACAATCGAAGCAAACATGAAAGAAAAAGTGCAGGAAGCATGGAGCAAAAAGCCGCTCATCATTGGCGGACCATGCAGTGCCGAAACAGAAGATCAATTAGTATCAACCGCACAGCGCCTGGCAGCAACAGGAAAAATAAATATGTTGCGTGCAGGTATCTGGAAACCTCGAACCAAACCGGGCATGTTTGAAGGGATTGGCGCAAAGGGTTTACCATGGCTGCAAAAAGCAAAAGCATTAACAGGCTTACCAACTACTGTTGAAGTTGCAACCGGTAAACAAGTGGAAGATGCATTGAACTTTGAAGTGGATGTATTGTGGATCGGTGCACGTACAACCGTAAACCCATTTAGCGTGCAGGAAGTAGCTGATGCATTACGTGGTGTTGATATTCCGGTGTTGATCAAGAACCCAATCAATCCTGATCTTGAATTGTGGAGTGGTGCTGTTGAACGTGTGGCTCGTGCAGGCATCAAACAAATTGGTTTAATTCACCGTGGATTTTCTTCTTACGGCAATACAGAATATCGCAATGCGCCGATGTGGCATTTGGCAATTGAAATGAAGCGTCGTAATCCTGATCAGATCATTATCAATGATCCTTCACATATTTGCGGTCGCAGAGATATTTTGCAAGAGACAGCACAAAAAGCAATTGATCTCGACTTTGATGGTTTGATGATTGAAAGTCATATTGATCCGGACAATGCATGGAGCGATGCGAAACAACAGGTTACACCTGAGCGTTTGGCAGAAATGCTCAGCAGCATTATCTGGCGTAAAGAAGATGTTGCATCAGCAGAGTTTCACCAGGCGTTGGAAAAATTGCGTCAGCAAATTAACCAGCTTGATGATGAGTTGATGCAGATCCTTGGTCAGCGTATGAAAATTGCGGAGAACATTGGTCAGTATAAAAAAGATAACAACATCACCATCTTACAAACAAACCGTTGGAACGAAATTCTGGAGCGTGCATTTAAAGAAGGTGAGCGTAAAGGGTTGAGTAAAGATTTCATCACCAAGTATTTTGATGCAGTGCATATGGAAAGCATTAATCATCAGAAGAAGGTGCTTGATTCGTGA
- a CDS encoding cupin domain-containing protein: MSDKQQFLKEQKQYIEQDGFRIHTFDFDRPWGGFFVLDESQADLFIETYFPTYKKEDLMLGNKLSPKILVVEPGKRLSWQYHHRRAEIWRVVEGEVGVVMSDTDEETEVNVFEAGDIIVLSTGQRHRLVGLKDWGVIAEIWQHTDPANPSDEDDIVRLQDDFGR, translated from the coding sequence ATGAGCGACAAACAGCAATTTTTAAAAGAACAGAAGCAGTATATTGAGCAGGACGGATTTCGCATTCATACATTTGATTTCGACCGTCCATGGGGTGGATTTTTTGTATTGGATGAAAGCCAGGCCGATCTTTTTATTGAAACATATTTTCCTACCTATAAGAAAGAAGATCTGATGCTGGGTAACAAACTCAGCCCTAAAATTCTGGTAGTAGAACCCGGTAAACGCTTATCATGGCAATACCATCACCGTCGTGCTGAGATATGGCGTGTGGTTGAGGGTGAAGTGGGTGTTGTGATGAGCGATACCGATGAAGAAACCGAAGTGAATGTTTTTGAAGCAGGTGATATCATTGTATTGTCAACAGGTCAACGCCATCGTTTGGTTGGTTTGAAAGATTGGGGTGTAATCGCTGAGATCTGGCAACATACTGATCCGGCAAACCCATCTGATGAAGATGATATTGTTCGCTTGCAGGATGATTTTGGCAGATAA